The segment CCGTTAACTGGGATCCGATCGACCAAACCGTTTTGGCGAATGAGCAGGTCGATGCGGATGGTAGATCTTGGCGATCGGGTGCGAAAGTCGAGCGGAAATTGTTGCGGCAGTGGTTTTTGAAAATCACGGATTATGCCGAACAATTGTTAGTCGATTTGGACAAGTTGAAAGGCTGGCCCGATCGCGTGAAGTTGATGCAGGCAAACTGGATCGGCAAGTCTACTGGCGCACAAGTTACTTTCACAACAGAAGCAGGCGACGAGATTGTTGTCTTTACAACTCGCCCAGATACCTTGTGGGGTGCTTCTTTCATGGTCTTGTCACCTGAGCATCCGTTAGTTGAAAAATTAACGACTTCGGAACAATCAGCAGCAATCCAGCAATATCAGGAAGCTGCTGCTGCAAAAAGTGATTTAGATCGAACGGCTGAAGGTCAAGAAAAGACTGGCGTTTGGACGGGAAGCTATGCGATCAATCCAGTCAACAATCAGAAGATTCCGATTTGGATTGCAGACTATGTGCTGATGGACTATGGAACAGGGGCAATTATGGCAGTTCCAGCTCATGACCAGCGCGATTTTGAGTTTGCGAAAAAGTTCAATTTGCCGATTCATGTGGTCGTACAACCTGCTGATCAAACTTTGGATAGTTCAACCATGACTGAAGCCTATCCAGGCGAAGGTGTAATGGTGAATTCAGGTGAGCTAAATGGTGTACCCGCAGGTAAAGGTAAAGGTCAGAGTGTCGAAAAAGCGATCGCGTTTTTAGAAGCTCACCAAAAAGGTAAAGGCACATCGAACTATCGGTTAAGAGATTGGTTGATCTCGCGTCAAAGATACTGGGGCGCACCGATTCCGATTATTCACTGCCCGAACTGTGGAGCGGTTCCGGTTCCCGATGCGGATCTGCCTGTGAAATTGCCTGAAGATGTGGAATTTTCCGGTAAAGGTGGATCGCCTCTGACTCAGATCGAATCCTGGTTAAATGTTCCTTGTCCTAGCTGTGGCACTCCTGCGAAGCGGGAAACGGACACGATGGATACCTTTATCGATTCATCGTGGTACTTCTTGCGCTATCCCGATGCCAACAATGATCAAGCAGTATTCGATAAAGCGATTACGAATGATTGGATGCCCGTTGATCAATATGTGGGCGGGATTGAACATGCGATCTTACACTTGTTGTATTCGCGATTCTTTACGAAAGTGTTGCGCGATCGCGGATTACTCAACTTTGATGAGCCGTTTGAGCGGTTACTGACACAAGGGATGGTTCAAGGCAGAACCTACAAGAATCCGACCACTGGAAAGTATGTAATCCCGGCGGATATCAAAGATCCGACGAATCCAGTTGATCCGATTACGGGAGAGAAACTAGAAATTGTTTTCGAGAAAATGTCGAAGTCGAAGCACAACGGCGTTGCTCCGGGCGATGTCGTGAACAAGTACGGAGCAGATACGGCTCGGATGTTTATCTTGTTCAAAGCTCCCCCTGAGAAAGATTTGGAGTGGGAAGATGCAGACGTTGAGGGACAATATCGATTCCTCAATCGTGTCTGGAGATTGGTAGCAGACTCGAAGTTGAATCAAAAACCTGCCAAAGATTTATCCAAAGCAGAGAAAGATTTACGTCGATCGATTCACACTGCAATCAAAGAAATCACCGAAGATTTGCAAGGTGAGTATCAATTCAATACGGCTGTTTCTGAATTGATGAAATTGAGCAATGCCTTAAGCGATTGTGCTCAAAAAGATTCTCCAGTTTATGCAGAAGGAATTGACGCTTTATTGCGCTTGTTAGCTCCTTTTGCACCTCATATGGCTGAGGAGTTATGGCGATCGATTGGTCATTCTGATTCGATTCACACTCAATCTTTCCCGATCGTTGATCCGGGTGCTTTAGTTGCCGATGAGAAAACGATCGTGATTCAAATCTTAGGTAAAACGCGCGGAACAATCGAAGCGGCAACTGCGATCGCAGATGACAAAGCTGCTTTAGAGCAATTCGCCCGTGATTCTGAGATTGCAAAACGCTATATCGACGGTAAGGAGATCAAGAAAGTGATCGTCGTGCCTGGGAAGTTAGTAAACTTCGTTGTCGCGTAATTTAGAGTCGAGCCGCTCCCAACACAGCGGCTCGACTGCTTTCAGAACCTCAAACTTTCGGTAAAACTCTACAAGCAGCTTAAACAATGACGACTCTAGAAAACTATAATCCGAGCGGTGTTGGTGTTACTGGTCGGCTATTTGGGTTGCCGTTTGACTACGATTCGGCAAATCTGATTATTTTAGGTGTGCCTTGGGAAGTAACCGTCTCTTACAGTGCAGGGACAGCGAGAGGAGTTGAAGCAACTTTGAATGCTTCTTCTCAGCTCGACCTATTTGACTTTGATAATCCCGATGGTTGGAAGCAAGGTATTTTCATGCCTGAAATTCCCCAGCATATCTTAGACAAGAGTGATGCACTAAGACCGCAAGCAGCACGAATTATCGATCGCTTAGAGTCTGGTGAAAAGCTAGATGCAGAACTCACTGAACTACTAGCAACCATTAACCAAGACTGCGAAGCTACTAATCAATGGCTCTTTGAAGAGACAAGCAAAGCTTTGAGTCAAGGTAAAAGAGTCGGATTGATCGGTGGGGATCATAGTGTGCCGCTGGGATATTTGAGAGCGATCGCACAACATTACTCCTCTTTTGGCATTCTCCACATTGATGCTCATGCTGACTTACGAGAAGCTTACGAAGGCTTTGAGTTTTCCCATGCGTCGATTATGTACAACGTTCTGAAACTGCCGCAGATGGTGAAGCTAGTACAAGTCGGCATTCGGGATGTGTGTATTGATGAAGTGGAATTGATTCAGAAGAGCGATTGTATTTCAACTTACTTCGATCCCATGCTGAAACAAAAGCAATATGCAGGAATTCCCTGGCTAGAGACTTGCAAGCAGATTGTTTCAGAACTCCCACAGGATGTTTACATTAGCGTCGATGTTGATGGATTCGACCCGAAGCTTTGCCCAGAAACGGGCACACCTGTACCGGGAGGTTTGGAGCTAGAACAAGCATTCTGTCTGTTCCGGGAAGTCGTGAACAGTGGGCGAAAAGTCATTGGATTTGATGTCGTGGAAATTGGAAATGCAGAATGGGATGGAAATGTAGCTGCCCGAATTGTTTATAAGCTGTGTAATTTTCTGGATTTGTCTTGGAAGAATTAAATCCTTGACGAATGCTTACACATCACGGATTCAAACGCGGCAGTTTAAGGATTGATTTGTGCAAGCGAGATCGCTGCACAAAAGCAGTGGATGATTCCTCGAAAGCGACTTATTCAACAACCCAATATTCTAAGTAAAATTAGAAGTACGATCGCTTGATCAAATTGGATGGGAAGTGGTTGCGCCAAAATATATCAGATATGATGTAAATCAGGCATGGATCATGATAAACCTCTAGTATGGTTGCGAGGTGAGATTAAAACTTCACCTTTCAGCCAAGAAGCTCGTCTCGAAGCAGGTTTCTTACTCAGACGCTTGCAGCAAGGCGGTCATGTTCTAGACCTGTGGATGAACTATCAGACAGCCCGACCAAATTCGTAGCGGTTGATGAACAATCCAATCACGACATCATGCAACCAGATGGACTTAGAAAAGCAAATCGTTTTTCGAGCGAGCCGTTTGATCCGAGTGCGAAGCGTCAAATGCTTACGTTCGATACGTTGCGTGTTCGTTTTGCCGACCGTATGCTTTTGAGAATCTAACAAGCGCAAGTATGCGCCCCAGTTGTCCGTATAAAACCGCTCAATCGCGAATGGGGCAAGTAATTGCTGAAGTTGTTTGAGCGCTGCATCCTCGTGTGGAGCCAGGACATAAGCCAGCACTGCTCCAGTGCGATGATCAATGGCGTGCCACAACCATCGCTGCTGTTTCTTGGACTGCACAAAGCTCCACATCTCATCCATTTCTGCTGCCTCAACTTTTACCACCATGGCGCTCGTCGGTGACATGTTCATCTGTTGCAATAGACGAGTGTTGACTTGTTCGAGATGGCGATCTTTTTTTTTATTCCTCAATTACCGTCGTCGGGCTAATCTTTAGCACTCGTGCAGTATCTCGAATCCCACTGCCATTGACTGCCATATCGCTAATTTGCTGCTTCACTTCGGGCAAGTAGCCTCGGTAGCTGTAATCCCGAATGAAGGAACGACGCGAGCAGTCGGTATTGCGGCAGCGATAACGCTGTTTGCCTTCATCACTTTTGCCATTTTTCACCACATTTGTACTGTTACAGCTGGGACAGCAGACAGGTTCAAGCACCATGAGAACAACAAGAGCTAACAACTGCTCTTATTTTCACACGAAATACACAGGTCTAGAACATTACCCAGCAAGGCGAAAACATCGAACTTCCTCACTTGCGACCGATGCATAGTATTGGGTCACGTTGCCACGAATTAAGAATTCGGGACATTGATAAAAGCTGGAGAATCATCTATCGCATGGATGAAGATGCAATCCTCATCATAGAGGTGTTCAACAAAACGACACGAACAACACCCGACCAGATCATTGAGAATTGTCAGAAACGGTTAAGTAAATATGACACAGATATTCAGGAGTAGACATGGATCAAGAGAAGCAAAAGCGTCTAGAGGCAAAGGGTTGGAAAGTTGGCACAGTTTCAGAATTTCTAGAACTGACGGCTGAAGAAACTGCTTTTGTCGAAATCAAACTCGCGCTTAGTCGAAGCTTGAAAGCACGACGACAGCAAGGAATGACACAAGCCGAATTAGCAGAAAAGATTCACTCCAGCCAGCCCCGAATTGCAAAAGCAGAAAATGGAGATGCTACCGTTTCGATCGAACTTTTGATTCGTGCAATGCTAGCAACAGGTGCAACCCCTCAAGACATTGGCAAAGTAATTGCCGAAGTTTGATGAAGTGAGCGAACTTCATCAATTACATTCAAAGGAAGCCTTATCGTGCTCCAACTCTCAGGCGATTCCCGAATCCGATAAACTGCATTTTCAACTGCATTGATAAAAGCTTGGGCAACTTCCGGGCATTGCCGTAATACTGAACTACCTCAGCATATTCTCAGTCTTGCCACTTCTCACTTCATCCCGCCGTCGCTTTGCTTCTGATGTCCAAGCCTTCTGAATCGCTGGATCGGTATCAAATTCCAAACTTTCTACCAATTTCTCAGCTAAAAGTGCCTAGAAGCACTAGGAAGTGACAACAGTTCTTCGGTAATTTGCTCGATCGATTTCATAAGTACCAGCTAACTGCCAGATTTTATCTTTAGCTTACTACTTCCCTCGAAGTTTTTGAGAATAAAAAGAAGCGGATTCAGCACCTTTTGTACATTCTTGAGTGAAATGAATCAAGTGATGAGCGACTAAGCCAATGTGAATCACTTGCTCGATTTTTGTCTTTTTCAAAGCAGGAGCTGCCATTTGCCAAAATGTCTCTCGATAGCTACTAAAAACTCCAACTCTGAGCAAGATTTTTGCAAGCATGGTTAGCCCTCGACAAACCTTATCTGGAGCGGTGCGTGCAGGACTATTCGGAACTTTGATCCGATTCGGATAAGTATGTTGGCATTGATAAGCAAATCGCTCGTACAAAAAGTTGGGTTCGTAAGCCGCACTAATACAGCGATTCCACATCGCAATGACTTCTTCATAGGGCAGGAGAAAGTCAATATTCGATTCTCGTCCGACTTCTGAAACAATGCGTCCTTCAGCTTGCAGACGATTCCAGAGCGGGGTTTTTGGCAAAGCGTAGAGCAAATTGATTGTCAGCATCGGAATCTGCGATCGCTTAATAAATTCCAAAATGCGATCGACCGTTTCTGCCGTGTCCGTATCAAATCCTAAAATGATCCCCGAAACAACCTCCATGCCATATTGATTCAAAGTTTTGATTGCTTCGAGCATCGGCATACTCAGATTTTGCGTTTTAGAAATTGCTCGTAACGCCTCTGGTTCTGGAGTTTCAATGCCGCAGAAGACAGTGCAGAAATAAGCTTCGCGCATCATTTCCAGGAGCTTTGGACTCTGTGCGAGATTCAGCGTTGCTTCACAAGCAAACTGAACCGGATAACCGTTTGATTTTTGCCATTCAATCAGGTGCGGCAGAAGTTCCGCAACGGCTCGACGATTGCCCACAAAATTATCATCGACAAAGTAAACGGCTCCAGGATTTCCAGCCTCTAGCATGGCATCTAGTTCTCGGAGCACTTGTTGAGGCGATTTCAAGCGGGGATCGCGACCATAGAGGGTAGGAATGTCGCAAAATTCACATTGATAGGGGCAACCACTTGAGTATTGGATATTGGCAAGAAAATACTGATTTAAATTGAGCTTGTCATAAGCAGGTGTGGGAAATTCAGCCAGCGGTAAGCGATCGACGGTTTCAAACCGAATTTGCTGAGTTGGGCGTTCATGATGGCGATCGAGATATTCGATCATGCGATCGCTCGCATCTCCTAGTTCGCCCAGATGCAAGATGTCAAAGTCAGGATAGTACTCTGGGCAACCTGAAACTGAGGGACCACCTAGCACAGTAATTTTTCCAGCTTGATGAGCAAGTGCATTAATGTGCTGAATTTGTGGGCGTTGGATATGCATTCCGCTGACAATCACAACATCTGCCCAACGATAATCAGCGCGGGAAGCAGGTCGAATGTTTTCATCAATAAAACGCACATCCCATTCTGAAGGCAAATAGGCAGCAACAATTAAAAGTCCTTGGGGAGGCATGAAAGCCTTTACGCCTTTTAATCCAAAGGCGTGATGGAAGGTTCCAAAAGACCGACTGTACTTTGGAAAAATGCAGAGAATACGGCGATGGGTAGTCGGACGATACCGGGTATTTTGGGATTGAGGAGCAACAGCATTGGGTGACCCAAGCAGACCTGTCATTACAAATCTCTCCCGAACTTATTTCTGAGGTTGTTTGAATATTAGCAGGATCAAGTTAATGCTGGAATGTTGATTGGCGAATACAGCACTCGATTTTGCTTCAAGTTATCTTAGCTACAAACTGACTTACTGAAATCAGGAACGAAAGATGCGTTGCTAGACTCAATATCCTCCGAAGGGTAGAGGCAAAATTCTGTCTAATGACTAGGAGTAACCAATGGTAGAGCTAGCTGCACGCTTGATGTTAGCAGAATTAATCTGTTACGCCTAATGCTTTCAGCGCTAATCTCTGCGCAGAAGTAATTCCGGTTACTCCCCGAATATTTGTCCCTTCATAGGGTCTATCAGGAATGAAGGTCTGCAAACACTGTGCATCTTGCAAATCCCACATCCGAACTGTTCCATCATGGCTCCCGGTTGCGATCGTCATTGTTTCGCCTGGACGAAACGCGATCGAGGATCTGACCGAATGCATCAAAATCGGCAGTGTTTTCGCACAAGCAAAATGCTCAGTTTCCCAGAGTTTCACGGTTTGATCTAAGCTTCCACTTGCTAAAAAACGACCATCCAAACTGAAAGCAACTGTCCAGACATTGTTTTCGTGTCCCTGTAAGATCTGCACACATTCCCCGGTTTGAACATTCCAAACTCTGACGGTTTCATCTCCGCTGCCGCTGGCAAGTAACGTTCCGTCTGGACTAAAAGCGATCGCTTGAATTTGCCCTGTATGTCCCTGTAGTACGTGCAAGCACTCCGCTGCTTCCACTGACCAAATCCGAATCGTTTGATCATCACTACTACTCGCAATCACTGAGCCATCTGAACTAAAAGTCACTGCCCAAATCCAACTCGAATGTCCGGTTAAAACCTCCAAGCATTGTCCAGTTTCGACCGACCAGAGCCGAATCGTTTGATCATCGCTGCCGCTCGCTAAGATCTGACCATTCGGACTAAATGCTACAGACTGTACCCAATTTGAGTGTCCTTGTAATTGTTTGAGGCATTCCCCGGTTGCAACTGACCAAATCCGAACAGTTCGATCGAGACTACTACTCGCAGCCCATTCTCCGTTCGGATGAAAGGTGACTGAAGTGACCCAATCTTGATGTCCTCGTAGCGTTTTCAAGCAAGTTCCTGACTGGATTGACCAGAGCCGAAGGGTGCGATCTGTACTTCCGCTCGCGAGCAATTGCCCATCTGGGTGAAATGCGACTGAAAAGATAGAGTTTGTATAGCCTGTGAGGGTCTTTAAACAGCGACCTGTAGTAGTATCCCAAAGCTTAACAGTATGGTCAGTACTACCGCTGGCAATCAACTGATTGAACGCCACTGAGAAGACAGAATTCGTGTGCCCCTTGAGTGTTTGCACACATTGCCCAGTGTGGATGTCCCAAACTTTAATGGTTTGATCATCGCTACTACTGACTAACCGTTGAGAATCTGAGCTAAAAGTAATCGATCGCACTCGATCGCGATGTTCGCTCAAGACATTTAAACATTCACCCGTTTCTAATGCCCATAATCGAATTGTATGATCCGCGCTTCCGCTGGCAAGCAGTTGACCATCAGGACTAAATGCAACTGACCAAATGCGATCGCGATGTTGCTGATAAATTGCCTGACATTCGCCACTCTGCATAGCCCAAATTCGCACAGTTCGGTCATCGCTGCCACTTGCTAAATACTGACCATCGGCGCTAAATGCAACCGAAAGAATTCGACCCGTATGACCCGTTAAAACTTGGTAGCATTCTCCTGTTTTAACGTTTCGCAGTTGAACAGTTGGCTCATCGCCACCACTTACGATCGTAGTTCCATCTGCGCTAAACGCAACAGCCCAAATCGCGCTAGTATGACCTCGAAGAACTTGCAAACATTCACCAGTCTCGACTTGCCAGACTCGAATTGTTTTATCGCTGCTACAACTTGCTAGCAAGCTTCCATCAGGACTAAAAGCAACTGCCCAAACCCAGCCCCGATGTCCTGAAAGATTCAATAACGGTTCTCCAGAAGAAACTTGCCAAAGCCGCAATCCTCCTTCAGCATCGCCTGTAGCTAACTGAGTACCATCGGGACTAAAAGCAACCGTAAAGACCACGCCCAATGTGTCTGCAAATGCAGAACGACTGAGATCAGAATTTGCTAAGTTTACTCGATCGAGATTCACCTGGCGGAAATCTGCTTGCCAAATTGCTAAATCAGATAAGTCATGATGCTTCAGCCGAGGTTGGATCTGACAAAGTAAATTTAAGAGATTTCCACCTGCATAGCCGATATCTGATACGGGATTATCTTGAAGTTGGTGAATTCTATCGACCAAAAGATGCTCGATGTTCCCTGGAGAATTTGCTTGTAAAGTCGAGATTACAGGCTGCAAACTCAATCGAATTTGAGCCTCTCGAACATCATCACTAGCTTGGGGTTTGAGCAATGCGTGAGTTTTTAAGCGGAGCAGCTCTCCGGTTTGAATTTCCTGGCAAACTTTTTCCACCAAGCAATCAGTCACGTATTCCATGATCACAGGCTGGAGCGAAAATTTCGCATTCACCTTTTCGATTAAAGAGCGTTGCTCTAGGAGTTCTAAAATCTCGATCAATCGCTGCACTGAAAGCGGCGGAAATATGTCAGCTTTGAGTTCTGAAAATGAAACTGGCTCACGGTACACTGCTAGCCAATCCATCACCGTTTTTTCGGACTCTGAGAGCCGCTGAAATTGTTGCTCGATCAGCGATCGAATATTGCCTAATGCCCAAGCATCTTGGCTGAGAAAATCCGCTAATTGTCCATCAAATAAATTCTGAATCGTCGTGGAAATCATTTTCAAGGCTAAGGGATTGCCTGAATATCCGGCGATCAATCGGCTCCAGTCCGTCTCTGTGCCGCGAAAGGTTCCCTTAATTTGCAAAAGCTGCTGTCCCGCTGCAAGCGTTAAGCCGCGCAACATCAGCGATCGCACAGGTAGCACATTGCCTTCTAGCATA is part of the Leptolyngbya boryana PCC 6306 genome and harbors:
- a CDS encoding agmatinase family protein, which gives rise to MTTLENYNPSGVGVTGRLFGLPFDYDSANLIILGVPWEVTVSYSAGTARGVEATLNASSQLDLFDFDNPDGWKQGIFMPEIPQHILDKSDALRPQAARIIDRLESGEKLDAELTELLATINQDCEATNQWLFEETSKALSQGKRVGLIGGDHSVPLGYLRAIAQHYSSFGILHIDAHADLREAYEGFEFSHASIMYNVLKLPQMVKLVQVGIRDVCIDEVELIQKSDCISTYFDPMLKQKQYAGIPWLETCKQIVSELPQDVYISVDVDGFDPKLCPETGTPVPGGLELEQAFCLFREVVNSGRKVIGFDVVEIGNAEWDGNVAARIVYKLCNFLDLSWKN
- a CDS encoding IS1 family transposase (programmed frameshift) encodes the protein MVLEPVCCPSCNSTNVVKNGKSDEGKQRYRCRNTDCSRRSFIRDYSYRGYLPEVKQQISDMAVNGSGIRDTARVLKISPTTVIRNKKKDRHLEQVNTRLLQQMNMSPTSAMVVKVEAAEMDEMWSFVQSKKQQRWLWHAIDHRTGAVLAYVLAPHEDAALKQLQQLLAPFAIERFYTDNWGAYLRLLDSQKHTVGKTNTQRIERKHLTLRTRIKRLARKTICFSKSIWLHDVVIGLFINRYEFGRAV
- a CDS encoding B12-binding domain-containing radical SAM protein → MTGLLGSPNAVAPQSQNTRYRPTTHRRILCIFPKYSRSFGTFHHAFGLKGVKAFMPPQGLLIVAAYLPSEWDVRFIDENIRPASRADYRWADVVIVSGMHIQRPQIQHINALAHQAGKITVLGGPSVSGCPEYYPDFDILHLGELGDASDRMIEYLDRHHERPTQQIRFETVDRLPLAEFPTPAYDKLNLNQYFLANIQYSSGCPYQCEFCDIPTLYGRDPRLKSPQQVLRELDAMLEAGNPGAVYFVDDNFVGNRRAVAELLPHLIEWQKSNGYPVQFACEATLNLAQSPKLLEMMREAYFCTVFCGIETPEPEALRAISKTQNLSMPMLEAIKTLNQYGMEVVSGIILGFDTDTAETVDRILEFIKRSQIPMLTINLLYALPKTPLWNRLQAEGRIVSEVGRESNIDFLLPYEEVIAMWNRCISAAYEPNFLYERFAYQCQHTYPNRIKVPNSPARTAPDKVCRGLTMLAKILLRVGVFSSYRETFWQMAAPALKKTKIEQVIHIGLVAHHLIHFTQECTKGAESASFYSQKLRGK
- a CDS encoding helix-turn-helix domain-containing protein → MDQEKQKRLEAKGWKVGTVSEFLELTAEETAFVEIKLALSRSLKARRQQGMTQAELAEKIHSSQPRIAKAENGDATVSIELLIRAMLATGATPQDIGKVIAEV
- a CDS encoding WD40 domain-containing protein, yielding MDIDATLAFTDRLVFEKIGIHLNDLQLAMLRSSWSWERQSYDQIADTYGYSGTYLKHDVGPKLWKLLSEVLGEKVNKTSFRAAIERRFQAQEQKQPVISKQIIQAQDWGDAVDVSFFCGREHELSQLQQWICEDQCRLISIVGIGGMGKTSLSVKLAKQLQNQFDWIIWRSLRNAPSVQELLLDVIQVLSSEAISNQRDVTISRLLQEMRSRRCLLVLDNVETVLQGNQYRSGYEQYGELFRQLGETIHQSCSVLTSREKPYEIGMLEGNVLPVRSLMLRGLTLAAGQQLLQIKGTFRGTETDWSRLIAGYSGNPLALKMISTTIQNLFDGQLADFLSQDAWALGNIRSLIEQQFQRLSESEKTVMDWLAVYREPVSFSELKADIFPPLSVQRLIEILELLEQRSLIEKVNAKFSLQPVIMEYVTDCLVEKVCQEIQTGELLRLKTHALLKPQASDDVREAQIRLSLQPVISTLQANSPGNIEHLLVDRIHQLQDNPVSDIGYAGGNLLNLLCQIQPRLKHHDLSDLAIWQADFRQVNLDRVNLANSDLSRSAFADTLGVVFTVAFSPDGTQLATGDAEGGLRLWQVSSGEPLLNLSGHRGWVWAVAFSPDGSLLASCSSDKTIRVWQVETGECLQVLRGHTSAIWAVAFSADGTTIVSGGDEPTVQLRNVKTGECYQVLTGHTGRILSVAFSADGQYLASGSDDRTVRIWAMQSGECQAIYQQHRDRIWSVAFSPDGQLLASGSADHTIRLWALETGECLNVLSEHRDRVRSITFSSDSQRLVSSSDDQTIKVWDIHTGQCVQTLKGHTNSVFSVAFNQLIASGSTDHTVKLWDTTTGRCLKTLTGYTNSIFSVAFHPDGQLLASGSTDRTLRLWSIQSGTCLKTLRGHQDWVTSVTFHPNGEWAASSSLDRTVRIWSVATGECLKQLQGHSNWVQSVAFSPNGQILASGSDDQTIRLWSVETGQCLEVLTGHSSWIWAVTFSSDGSVIASSSDDQTIRIWSVEAAECLHVLQGHTGQIQAIAFSPDGTLLASGSGDETVRVWNVQTGECVQILQGHENNVWTVAFSLDGRFLASGSLDQTVKLWETEHFACAKTLPILMHSVRSSIAFRPGETMTIATGSHDGTVRMWDLQDAQCLQTFIPDRPYEGTNIRGVTGITSAQRLALKALGVTD
- the leuS gene encoding leucine--tRNA ligase, producing the protein MESRYTPAEIEEKWQKVWSETNLDQTPEQSDKPKFYALSMFPYPSGNLHMGHVRVYTIVDVIARLKRMQGYRVLNPMGWDAFGLPAENAAIERNVAPANWTYQNIDQMRDQLKQLGISFDWSKELATCSPDYYRWTQWIFLEFFKAGLAYQKEATVNWDPIDQTVLANEQVDADGRSWRSGAKVERKLLRQWFLKITDYAEQLLVDLDKLKGWPDRVKLMQANWIGKSTGAQVTFTTEAGDEIVVFTTRPDTLWGASFMVLSPEHPLVEKLTTSEQSAAIQQYQEAAAAKSDLDRTAEGQEKTGVWTGSYAINPVNNQKIPIWIADYVLMDYGTGAIMAVPAHDQRDFEFAKKFNLPIHVVVQPADQTLDSSTMTEAYPGEGVMVNSGELNGVPAGKGKGQSVEKAIAFLEAHQKGKGTSNYRLRDWLISRQRYWGAPIPIIHCPNCGAVPVPDADLPVKLPEDVEFSGKGGSPLTQIESWLNVPCPSCGTPAKRETDTMDTFIDSSWYFLRYPDANNDQAVFDKAITNDWMPVDQYVGGIEHAILHLLYSRFFTKVLRDRGLLNFDEPFERLLTQGMVQGRTYKNPTTGKYVIPADIKDPTNPVDPITGEKLEIVFEKMSKSKHNGVAPGDVVNKYGADTARMFILFKAPPEKDLEWEDADVEGQYRFLNRVWRLVADSKLNQKPAKDLSKAEKDLRRSIHTAIKEITEDLQGEYQFNTAVSELMKLSNALSDCAQKDSPVYAEGIDALLRLLAPFAPHMAEELWRSIGHSDSIHTQSFPIVDPGALVADEKTIVIQILGKTRGTIEAATAIADDKAALEQFARDSEIAKRYIDGKEIKKVIVVPGKLVNFVVA
- a CDS encoding type II toxin-antitoxin system RelE/ParE family toxin, producing MELPHLRPMHSIGSRCHELRIRDIDKSWRIIYRMDEDAILIIEVFNKTTRTTPDQIIENCQKRLSKYDTDIQE